Proteins encoded by one window of Winogradskyella sp. PG-2:
- a CDS encoding DUF6090 family protein has translation MIKFFRKIRQKLLSENKFSKYLIYAIGEIILVVIGILIALSINNWKENVNKETLRNEYKAALINDFTKDTIQINDRLLRNKLRIQRINSITDSLANGYFNNLDSYYKLYNNQFVGIRVTNVYNTNSFNLLVSSGKIDLFDKDLRNELMELGRLQTFEKTVQDGNKGLLLNYMQNLGSKYPNMGNRLAQNTKHQILWKNVDVNDLPKDIVNYLQQEHYTISRYIELTDNVLQQTQLVLNILANKIK, from the coding sequence ATGATTAAATTCTTTAGAAAAATTAGACAAAAGTTACTCTCTGAAAATAAATTCAGTAAGTATCTGATTTACGCAATCGGAGAGATTATCCTAGTCGTTATTGGGATTTTAATTGCTTTAAGCATTAATAATTGGAAAGAAAACGTAAATAAAGAAACTCTAAGAAACGAATACAAAGCAGCCTTAATTAATGATTTCACAAAAGATACGATTCAAATTAATGATCGACTTTTAAGAAATAAACTTAGAATTCAAAGGATTAATTCAATTACTGATAGTCTTGCAAATGGGTATTTTAATAATCTAGATAGTTATTATAAACTCTACAATAATCAATTTGTTGGAATTAGAGTGACCAATGTTTACAATACCAATAGTTTTAATTTACTCGTCTCAAGTGGAAAAATTGATTTGTTTGATAAAGACCTAAGAAATGAGCTTATGGAATTAGGTAGACTTCAAACTTTTGAAAAAACTGTACAAGATGGCAATAAAGGTCTGCTCTTAAACTATATGCAAAACCTTGGAAGTAAATATCCAAATATGGGAAATCGATTAGCTCAAAATACAAAACACCAAATCCTATGGAAAAATGTAGATGTAAATGATTTACCAAAAGATATAGTGAATTATTTGCAACAAGAACATTACACCATTTCAAGATATATAGAACTAACTGACAATGTATTGCAACAAACCCAATTAGTGTTAAATATTTTAGCT
- a CDS encoding DEAD/DEAH box helicase family protein has translation MADLFNPTANIQRLDKRIANKIEDGDIEIQLSATIKNNLKFAPRPYQEEAFTAFNYYMNNPKLRAKPTQVLFHMATGSGKTLVMAGAILELYKQGYRNFIFFVNTDTIIRKTKENFLNANSSKYLFKDQINIDGVNVTITSVDNFESTNTEDINILFSTIQGLHTKLNAPRENSITFDDFTNKETVLISDEAHHINALTKKKHSAGEKENLTSWEYTVERILQANPNNVMMEFTATLELSHPKVASKYANKLLYNYPLAEFREDGYSKEVQTNQVDYEPIQRAVVAVLISQYKKKIFASNGIIAKPVILFKSKTTKDSAIMEKAFLEEIRNITVSKLEKLIQLDNEILDKAISYFKSLGITSQGLIDEIREDFSEDKIISVNSKNDTDDKQIVINSLEDKSNEYRAVFAVDKLNEGWDVLNLYDIVRLYDTRDASGNKPGKTTVAEAQLIGRGARYYPFKLEEHHEIDKRKYDNDLDNILRNCETLHYHCSHNPRYIQELNSALREIGLFPEEKVEVDLILKDEFKETSLYKNGFIFLNKKVRNNPKTLLEYQEPTIVKKHTYALRTNRSASTTILDNTSVKRNKVQANFMNSHSFRNWDKNLIHKGLNKLPFYQFSNIRKYFPSVKSMEYFITNDNYFGGIIVEVTGLQKDTKVLSVNQKLDVVITIATKIANEISTMFGDYRGTKSFYREPLRKYFKNKKLSFSVNQNSTAETGKPTMRNDIPQEYFVDLNQADWYAYNENYGSSEEKFLIKYFHNNLENLKEKFKDIYLLRNERFFKLFRFSDGKATEPDFVLYMSDKFSDKEIVYQLFIEPKGDHLLMQDEWKEQFLMEIEKENIIELYQNQEYRLIGMPFYNKVNREEIFETKLNEIAE, from the coding sequence ATGGCAGATTTATTTAACCCAACAGCAAATATTCAGCGTTTAGACAAGCGTATTGCCAACAAAATAGAAGATGGCGATATTGAGATACAGTTATCTGCAACTATAAAAAACAATTTAAAGTTTGCACCACGTCCATATCAAGAAGAAGCGTTTACTGCTTTTAATTATTATATGAACAACCCCAAATTAAGGGCAAAACCTACGCAAGTGTTGTTTCATATGGCAACAGGTAGTGGTAAAACTTTAGTAATGGCAGGTGCTATTTTAGAATTGTACAAACAAGGCTATCGTAACTTTATTTTCTTTGTAAATACAGATACGATTATCCGTAAAACCAAAGAGAATTTTTTAAATGCAAATAGCTCCAAATACTTATTTAAAGACCAAATAAATATTGATGGTGTAAACGTAACCATTACAAGCGTTGATAATTTTGAAAGTACCAATACAGAAGATATAAATATTCTATTTTCTACTATTCAAGGTTTACACACCAAACTAAATGCACCAAGAGAAAACAGCATTACGTTTGATGATTTTACAAATAAAGAAACTGTTTTAATAAGTGATGAAGCGCATCATATTAATGCGTTAACTAAAAAGAAACATTCAGCAGGAGAAAAAGAAAATTTAACAAGTTGGGAATACACAGTAGAACGTATTTTACAAGCCAACCCAAACAATGTAATGATGGAATTTACTGCTACTCTAGAGTTAAGCCATCCAAAAGTTGCCAGTAAATACGCTAATAAACTATTATACAACTATCCGTTAGCAGAATTTAGAGAAGACGGTTATAGTAAAGAGGTACAAACTAATCAAGTAGATTACGAACCAATACAACGCGCAGTTGTTGCTGTTTTGATAAGTCAGTACAAAAAGAAAATATTTGCTAGTAACGGAATTATAGCAAAACCTGTTATTTTATTTAAGTCTAAAACTACAAAAGATAGTGCCATAATGGAAAAGGCATTTTTAGAGGAAATAAGAAATATTACGGTTTCTAAACTAGAAAAGTTAATTCAGTTAGATAATGAAATTTTAGACAAAGCAATAAGCTATTTCAAAAGTTTAGGAATTACTTCACAAGGTTTGATAGATGAAATACGAGAAGATTTTTCGGAAGATAAAATCATATCGGTAAACTCTAAAAATGATACTGACGATAAACAAATTGTAATAAACAGTTTGGAGGACAAATCAAACGAATACAGAGCTGTTTTTGCAGTAGACAAACTAAACGAAGGTTGGGATGTTTTAAACTTATACGATATAGTTCGTTTATACGATACTCGTGATGCTAGTGGTAACAAACCAGGAAAAACGACAGTTGCAGAAGCTCAATTAATTGGTCGTGGAGCAAGATACTATCCTTTTAAACTAGAAGAACACCACGAAATTGACAAGCGTAAATACGATAATGATTTAGATAACATTTTACGCAATTGCGAAACCTTACATTATCATTGTTCACACAATCCAAGATATATACAAGAATTAAATTCTGCTTTACGTGAAATTGGTTTGTTTCCAGAAGAAAAAGTAGAAGTAGATTTAATATTAAAAGACGAGTTTAAAGAAACTTCATTGTATAAAAATGGATTTATCTTCTTAAATAAAAAGGTTAGAAACAACCCTAAAACACTTTTAGAATATCAAGAACCAACTATTGTAAAAAAACATACATATGCTTTAAGAACAAACCGTTCTGCAAGTACAACCATTTTAGACAACACTTCGGTTAAAAGAAATAAAGTACAAGCCAATTTTATGAATAGCCATTCATTTAGAAACTGGGATAAAAACTTAATTCACAAAGGTTTAAATAAATTACCTTTTTATCAATTTAGTAATATTCGTAAATATTTTCCAAGTGTAAAATCAATGGAATATTTTATTACGAATGACAATTATTTTGGAGGAATAATAGTTGAAGTAACAGGTTTACAAAAAGACACGAAAGTACTATCTGTAAACCAAAAATTAGATGTTGTAATTACTATTGCAACAAAAATAGCTAATGAAATTTCTACAATGTTTGGCGATTACAGAGGTACAAAATCTTTTTACAGAGAACCACTTAGAAAGTATTTTAAAAACAAGAAACTTTCTTTTTCTGTAAATCAAAATTCAACAGCTGAGACAGGAAAACCAACAATGCGTAATGATATTCCACAAGAATATTTTGTAGACTTAAATCAAGCAGATTGGTATGCTTACAATGAAAATTATGGTTCGTCTGAGGAGAAATTTTTAATAAAATATTTCCATAACAATCTTGAAAATTTAAAAGAAAAATTCAAAGATATTTATCTACTTAGAAACGAAAGATTCTTTAAACTATTCCGTTTTAGTGATGGAAAAGCAACAGAACCAGACTTTGTTTTGTATATGAGTGATAAATTTTCAGACAAAGAGATAGTTTATCAACTGTTCATAGAACCAAAAGGAGACCATTTATTAATGCAAGACGAGTGGAAAGAACAGTTTTTAATGGAAATTGAAAAGGAAAATATAATTGAATTATACCAAAATCAAGAATATAGATTAATTGGAATGCCATTTTATAACAAAGTGAATAGAGAGGAAATATTTGAAACAAAACTGAATGAAATTGCCGAATAA
- a CDS encoding DNA methyltransferase, with protein sequence MQNLQNELIELLKTQDNLVIDGQLNKNKIIELGLKVEPQLIGLLIKNPTFKKHFFTEVESVLVFDKIKFQRFVNNKSFLPDSYTAFKNKIGLAINDDTTDNFIKAKNDVVLAWPHKDCVLEGGQTKEDQKRNEIFWNETLAPDNVDRLLDAKTFTNFKKYDKDGEHNVTELTGNENLILKGNNLLVISSLLKTHRGKIKLIYIDPPYNTGNDDFNYNDNFNHSAWLTFIKNRLELAKELLSPDGSIWINIDDYESHYLKVTADEIFKKENFLGSVVWQHSIQAKGYSGKFSLHHNYILCYSKSEQFVLGQMERTEKHNVNYKNPDNDPNGKWRSGDIRNALYRPNLIYDVETPNGKLISPPEKGWRFSKETMLDKIGTGQVYFNEDETKIKYKIYLKDQDGRVPETLWFADEVGTTRTANNEIKELFGSSVFDTPKPEQLLKRIIHIATNKNDIVLDFFAGSGTTASVAHKMNRRFITSEQMNYINTVTIKRLKKVIEGEQGGISKDINWQGGGSFVFAELLEYNQKYISQIQEAKTKEDVLKVWQEMEEKAFLSFQFNIDIFNERLEAFKTATLETMQHYLIEILDKNQLYVNFSEIEDENFAVSEEDKALNYSFYKANN encoded by the coding sequence ATGCAGAACCTACAAAACGAACTCATAGAATTACTAAAAACACAAGATAATTTAGTAATTGACGGACAACTTAACAAAAACAAAATAATTGAGTTAGGACTAAAAGTAGAACCGCAACTAATTGGATTATTGATTAAAAACCCAACTTTTAAAAAACACTTTTTTACAGAAGTAGAAAGTGTATTGGTTTTTGATAAAATTAAGTTTCAACGTTTTGTAAACAATAAATCTTTTTTACCAGACAGTTACACTGCTTTTAAAAATAAAATTGGCTTAGCAATAAATGATGATACAACAGATAATTTTATAAAAGCAAAAAATGATGTTGTGTTGGCTTGGCCACACAAAGATTGTGTTTTAGAAGGCGGACAAACAAAGGAAGACCAAAAACGTAACGAAATATTTTGGAACGAAACACTTGCACCTGATAATGTAGACAGATTATTAGATGCAAAAACATTTACCAACTTTAAAAAATACGATAAAGACGGAGAACATAACGTAACCGAACTAACAGGAAACGAAAATCTAATTTTAAAAGGAAACAATCTTTTAGTAATATCTTCTTTACTAAAAACACACAGAGGAAAAATAAAGCTCATTTATATTGACCCTCCATATAATACAGGAAATGATGACTTCAATTATAACGATAATTTTAATCATTCTGCTTGGTTAACTTTTATAAAAAACCGTCTAGAACTAGCTAAAGAATTATTAAGTCCAGATGGTTCGATATGGATTAATATTGATGATTATGAATCTCATTATTTAAAAGTTACTGCTGATGAAATTTTCAAAAAAGAAAATTTTTTAGGGTCAGTCGTATGGCAACACAGTATTCAAGCAAAAGGGTATTCAGGTAAATTTTCCCTTCATCATAATTACATTTTATGTTATTCAAAGTCAGAACAATTTGTACTTGGTCAAATGGAAAGAACAGAGAAGCACAATGTAAATTATAAAAACCCTGATAATGACCCAAATGGAAAATGGCGTTCAGGCGATATAAGAAATGCTCTTTATCGTCCTAATTTAATTTATGATGTAGAAACACCTAATGGTAAATTAATATCACCACCTGAAAAAGGTTGGAGGTTTAGCAAAGAAACAATGCTTGATAAAATAGGTACAGGTCAGGTATATTTTAATGAAGACGAAACTAAAATTAAATATAAAATATATCTTAAAGACCAAGACGGAAGAGTTCCTGAAACTTTATGGTTCGCAGATGAAGTAGGAACAACGAGAACAGCTAATAATGAAATTAAAGAATTATTTGGGTCATCTGTCTTTGACACACCTAAACCGGAACAACTTTTAAAAAGAATAATACACATTGCAACGAACAAAAATGATATTGTTCTTGACTTTTTTGCAGGTAGTGGCACAACAGCAAGTGTAGCACATAAAATGAATAGACGTTTTATAACTTCAGAACAAATGAACTACATTAATACTGTAACAATAAAACGATTAAAAAAAGTAATTGAAGGAGAACAAGGTGGTATTAGTAAAGATATAAATTGGCAAGGTGGTGGCTCATTTGTCTTTGCAGAATTATTAGAATACAACCAAAAATATATTTCCCAAATACAAGAAGCTAAAACAAAAGAAGATGTTTTAAAAGTTTGGCAAGAAATGGAAGAAAAAGCATTTTTATCTTTTCAATTCAATATAGACATATTTAATGAGCGTTTAGAAGCGTTTAAAACTGCTACTCTAGAAACAATGCAACATTATTTAATAGAAATATTAGATAAAAACCAATTGTATGTAAACTTTAGCGAAATAGAAGACGAAAATTTTGCCGTTAGCGAAGAAGATAAAGCTCTTAATTATTCATTTTACAAAGCGAATAACTAA
- a CDS encoding helix-turn-helix transcriptional regulator yields MNRIKEVLQNKGISQTWLAKKMEKSYPTINEYARNKRQPSLEDLYKIADILDVNISDLLIANKKENN; encoded by the coding sequence ATGAACCGAATAAAAGAAGTACTACAAAACAAAGGAATAAGTCAAACTTGGCTTGCTAAGAAAATGGAGAAAAGTTATCCTACTATTAACGAGTACGCAAGAAACAAAAGACAACCTAGTTTGGAAGACTTATACAAGATTGCAGATATTTTAGACGTAAATATCTCTGATTTATTAATAGCCAATAAAAAAGAAAACAATTAG
- a CDS encoding DUF6090 family protein translates to MIKFFRKIRQSLLMENKTGKYFKYAIGEIILVVIGILIALQINNWNANKANEKQAYNQLLEVQKEVLNNIVAFDETGTYYFQKLSDVRRVFSDTLTIEDYQKSRTLRNIMTTSRTILTQNEAFNKLAENADNLPDQYKPLVVELKNLYNHSRFEKSLANLGMLDIKYFDFISEFSESMYREDYDAFYQFMLTNKGYKNKLARFSWTLDDLALALVDKKYNAITVYNQMVGLGFPNNDNGILKTMFQEVTPKVAESFVGNYTNTIDTISIDYNNKEFLGYYSKFKSSNQLNMKDATTLNFVGAYLEFNDDKSEFYFLMEANKPVFKRIPEND, encoded by the coding sequence ATGATAAAATTCTTTAGAAAAATTAGACAAAGCCTGCTAATGGAAAACAAAACAGGTAAATACTTCAAATACGCCATTGGCGAAATCATCCTTGTGGTTATTGGTATTTTAATCGCTCTACAAATTAATAATTGGAACGCTAACAAAGCCAATGAAAAACAAGCCTATAACCAATTGTTAGAAGTCCAAAAAGAAGTCCTTAACAATATTGTAGCGTTTGATGAAACAGGTACTTATTATTTTCAAAAATTAAGCGATGTAAGACGTGTATTTTCTGATACGCTAACGATAGAAGATTACCAAAAAAGCAGAACCTTACGGAATATTATGACCACTTCTCGAACTATACTAACACAAAATGAGGCTTTTAACAAACTCGCAGAAAATGCCGATAATTTACCAGACCAATATAAACCGTTAGTAGTAGAATTAAAGAATCTTTATAACCATTCAAGATTTGAAAAGTCGCTTGCTAATTTAGGTATGTTAGATATTAAATACTTCGACTTTATATCAGAGTTTTCTGAATCAATGTATCGTGAGGATTATGACGCTTTTTATCAGTTTATGCTAACTAATAAAGGTTATAAAAATAAATTGGCAAGATTTAGCTGGACCCTAGATGATTTAGCATTAGCACTCGTAGATAAAAAATACAATGCCATTACAGTTTATAATCAAATGGTAGGACTTGGGTTTCCTAATAATGATAACGGTATACTAAAAACAATGTTCCAAGAGGTTACACCAAAAGTAGCAGAATCCTTCGTTGGCAATTACACAAATACCATTGATACCATTAGTATTGATTATAATAATAAAGAGTTTTTAGGGTACTATTCTAAATTTAAGTCATCTAATCAATTAAATATGAAAGATGCTACCACCTTAAATTTTGTTGGAGCCTATTTAGAATTTAATGACGATAAATCTGAATTTTACTTTTTAATGGAAGCAAACAAACCCGTTTTTAAAAGAATACCAGAAAATGATTAA
- a CDS encoding DUF6090 family protein has product MIKFFRKIRQNLLSEGKTGKYFKYAIGEIVLVMIGILLALQVSNWNDKRLEKLTLKSTYEIIAEDLKNDIADINLILKSKKEAEPVFNKVLDGLMTKEDYENCAGCEYLIIGSPDLIIEKRGYNLLNSFSSSKISMDSLTIKIVQFYTKQLTKITVDDDLRAKDIANNVNDWKNNYKWYSDYITARNNNGFIEYALNNHDYTNRVANYYLINYTIYIPKLENFNSEAQVILKQLEEKLKE; this is encoded by the coding sequence ATGATAAAATTTTTTAGAAAAATTAGACAAAACTTACTTTCAGAAGGTAAAACTGGAAAGTATTTCAAATATGCTATCGGTGAAATTGTACTCGTTATGATTGGTATTCTACTTGCGTTACAAGTGAGTAATTGGAATGACAAACGCTTAGAAAAACTAACCTTAAAAAGCACGTATGAAATTATCGCTGAAGATTTAAAAAATGATATTGCCGACATTAATCTCATATTAAAATCGAAAAAAGAAGCAGAACCTGTTTTTAATAAAGTATTGGATGGTTTAATGACCAAAGAAGATTATGAAAATTGCGCTGGATGTGAATACCTCATAATTGGTAGTCCTGACCTCATAATTGAAAAACGCGGCTATAATCTCTTAAATAGTTTTAGCTCTTCGAAAATAAGCATGGACAGTTTAACAATTAAAATTGTACAATTTTACACAAAACAACTTACCAAAATTACGGTTGACGATGACTTAAGAGCAAAGGATATTGCAAATAATGTTAATGATTGGAAGAACAATTATAAGTGGTATTCAGATTATATAACCGCCCGTAATAATAATGGATTTATAGAATATGCATTAAATAATCACGATTATACTAATAGAGTAGCAAATTATTATTTGATAAATTACACGATTTACATCCCGAAACTAGAAAATTTTAATTCGGAAGCACAGGTCATTCTAAAACAATTAGAAGAGAAATTAAAAGAATAA
- a CDS encoding two-component regulator propeller domain-containing protein has translation MKYLIKKAFLLILTLIVASCDGQNKKKNEKDISSQIIENESIIKIPLPEKGFYCGLTDSKGNLWFGSRGNGVFKYDGESVKNYTTDNGLCENDISCITEDTEGNLWFGTTSGICKFDGQTFSHLDIPKQSSSSNWLDKMYPIINPNQVMSILEDSKGNFWFGTNGQGVYKYDGKSFTQHLSNIGKVYEDSLQHNIVLSIIEDLKGNIWFTSLSHGGVSVFDGEKFTHYDKELSDNFVRVAFCDKNRNIWIGTHGSRDGGLDKYDGKKFTSYYKTKDGFENNNVRWIYQDKLGKLWLGSGITELSTFDGNHFTAFQDEKGKTYDRILFIIGDSKENIWFGGKNGLWKFNGKKVTEMTTS, from the coding sequence ATGAAATATTTAATTAAGAAAGCATTCTTACTGATTTTAACTTTGATAGTTGCTTCTTGCGATGGACAGAATAAAAAAAAGAACGAGAAAGATATTTCAAGCCAAATAATAGAAAATGAAAGTATTATCAAAATTCCACTTCCCGAAAAAGGATTTTATTGTGGATTAACAGATAGTAAAGGAAACTTATGGTTTGGAAGCAGAGGAAACGGAGTTTTTAAGTACGATGGCGAATCAGTTAAAAACTACACAACAGATAATGGGCTATGCGAAAATGACATATCCTGTATTACCGAAGATACAGAAGGAAATTTATGGTTTGGTACAACAAGTGGAATTTGCAAATTTGATGGACAAACATTTTCACATTTAGACATTCCAAAACAAAGCAGTTCCAGCAATTGGCTTGATAAAATGTACCCAATTATAAATCCAAATCAGGTAATGTCAATTTTGGAAGATTCAAAAGGAAATTTTTGGTTCGGAACTAATGGTCAAGGTGTTTATAAATATGATGGAAAATCATTTACCCAACACTTATCAAATATTGGTAAAGTATACGAAGATAGCTTGCAACATAATATCGTTTTGAGTATTATTGAGGACTTAAAAGGCAACATTTGGTTTACATCTTTAAGTCACGGTGGCGTAAGCGTTTTTGACGGAGAAAAGTTCACTCATTACGATAAAGAATTAAGTGATAACTTCGTAAGAGTTGCATTCTGTGACAAAAATCGAAACATTTGGATTGGTACACACGGAAGTCGAGATGGTGGACTTGACAAATATGATGGTAAAAAATTTACTTCTTATTATAAAACCAAAGACGGGTTTGAGAACAATAATGTCCGTTGGATTTACCAAGACAAATTGGGTAAACTTTGGTTAGGCAGTGGAATAACAGAATTATCAACTTTTGACGGAAATCATTTTACGGCATTCCAAGACGAAAAAGGAAAAACTTATGATAGGATTTTATTTATAATTGGAGATTCCAAAGAAAATATTTGGTTTGGAGGCAAGAATGGACTTTGGAAATTTAACGGGAAAAAAGTAACCGAAATGACTACTTCTTGA
- the xerA gene encoding site-specific tyrosine recombinase/integron integrase, with translation MELNKSITLKHLLINQNKCIGIQFNSDKVLQALTEGLPNISWSGEFGMYYLPNLKTNLDLIFKTFHGVAWVNGNYFFQEKVVNEDNPVIKLDKYRKRNLEKGYRGCPESYLLKLELKRYSANTVKNYVSSFESFINYYKDKELSEINDLDIRKYLQLLIKDGLSNSQVNLSINSIKFYYETVLGMPNRFYSIERPRKKKLLPDVLSKEEILRIIDCTNNIKHKCIVGLLYSSGLRRSEILNLETKDIDSKRMVITVKSAKGNKDRITVLSPNLLKDLRIYYKKYRPENYLFEGQMRGKYSASSVLNIVKSAARKAGIHKKVTPHMLRHSFATHLLENGTDLRHIQLLMGHSSTKTTEIYTHVANSTFSGIKDLLS, from the coding sequence ATGGAACTCAATAAAAGTATAACTCTAAAACATCTTCTGATAAATCAGAATAAATGCATTGGTATCCAGTTCAATTCTGATAAGGTTCTCCAGGCTCTCACAGAAGGTCTTCCGAATATATCATGGAGTGGTGAGTTTGGTATGTACTATCTTCCTAATCTTAAAACTAATCTTGATCTAATATTCAAAACGTTTCATGGTGTAGCTTGGGTAAATGGTAACTACTTCTTTCAAGAAAAGGTTGTCAATGAGGATAATCCTGTAATTAAGCTCGACAAATATAGGAAACGGAATCTTGAGAAAGGATATAGAGGCTGTCCTGAGTCTTACCTTCTTAAACTTGAACTAAAAAGATATTCGGCAAATACCGTTAAAAATTATGTATCGAGCTTTGAGTCGTTTATTAACTATTACAAGGATAAAGAACTTAGCGAAATTAACGATCTGGACATAAGGAAATACCTTCAGCTTCTTATTAAGGATGGTCTTTCTAATTCGCAGGTGAATCTTTCAATCAATAGCATAAAATTCTATTATGAAACCGTACTTGGTATGCCAAACCGTTTTTACTCTATTGAGAGACCAAGAAAAAAGAAGTTGCTTCCTGATGTCCTATCAAAAGAAGAGATTTTACGTATAATCGATTGCACCAATAATATAAAACACAAATGCATCGTAGGACTACTCTACTCTTCTGGGCTTCGACGCAGTGAAATCTTAAATCTCGAGACAAAGGATATTGATAGTAAGCGTATGGTGATTACCGTAAAAAGTGCAAAAGGCAATAAAGATAGGATTACGGTTTTGAGTCCTAATCTTTTGAAAGACCTAAGGATTTATTATAAAAAATATCGACCTGAAAATTATCTTTTTGAAGGTCAAATGCGAGGAAAATATAGTGCCTCTAGTGTTCTAAATATCGTGAAATCTGCAGCTAGAAAGGCGGGAATCCATAAAAAAGTGACACCACATATGCTCAGGCACAGTTTCGCCACCCATCTTCTGGAAAACGGAACCGATCTTAGACATATCCAATTGCTTATGGGACACAGTTCTACTAAAACAACAGAAATATATACCCATGTTGCAAACAGTACCTTTTCGGGTATAAAAGATTTGTTATCTTAG
- a CDS encoding RNA methyltransferase: MNDNLTNEFFGIGIQNSKTPKNLGVLWRSAQNLGASFIFTIGNRYAKQASDTHNAVKSMPYFHYDTFDDFFNNLPKGARLVGVELTENAESLETFNHPRRCVYLLGAEDHGLSKQAIDKSHFLVKFQSHLSLNVSVAGSIVMYDRGINKPRS, from the coding sequence ATGAATGATAACTTAACAAATGAATTCTTTGGAATAGGTATCCAAAATAGTAAAACACCTAAGAATCTCGGTGTATTATGGAGATCCGCTCAAAACCTTGGAGCTAGTTTTATTTTTACTATAGGAAATCGGTATGCTAAGCAAGCATCAGATACTCACAATGCAGTGAAATCAATGCCCTATTTTCATTATGACACATTTGATGATTTTTTTAATAATTTACCAAAAGGCGCACGATTAGTTGGAGTAGAGCTAACAGAAAACGCTGAGTCTTTAGAAACATTTAATCATCCAAGACGCTGTGTCTACTTGTTAGGTGCTGAAGACCATGGTTTATCAAAACAAGCTATTGATAAGAGTCATTTTTTAGTAAAATTTCAATCGCATTTAAGTCTTAATGTTTCTGTTGCTGGCAGTATTGTGATGTATGATAGAGGAATTAACAAACCAAGGTCGTAA
- the era gene encoding GTPase Era: protein MHKAGFVNIIGNPNVGKSTLMNAFIGEKLSIITSKAQTTRHRILGVVNGEDFQVILSDTPGIIKPAYELQASMMDFVKSAFEDADVLIYMVEIGEKELKDEAFFKKITNSKIPVLLLLNKIDNSNQEQLEEQAELWQSKVPNAEFYPISALNGFNVQNVFDRIIELLPESPAFYPKDQLTDKPERFFVNEAIREKILMHYKKEIPYAVEVDTEEFFEEDTIIRMRSVIMVERETQKGIIIGHKGSALKRVGVEARKDLEKFFGKQVHLELYVKVNKNWRSNERQLRRFGYNQR, encoded by the coding sequence ATGCACAAAGCAGGTTTTGTAAATATTATTGGTAATCCTAACGTTGGTAAGTCCACGTTGATGAATGCATTTATAGGTGAAAAATTATCTATAATTACATCTAAGGCACAAACCACAAGACATAGAATACTTGGTGTTGTAAATGGTGAAGATTTTCAGGTTATTTTAAGCGATACACCAGGAATAATAAAACCAGCGTATGAGTTACAAGCTTCAATGATGGACTTTGTAAAGTCAGCTTTTGAGGATGCAGATGTGTTGATTTATATGGTTGAGATTGGAGAAAAAGAGCTTAAAGATGAAGCATTTTTTAAAAAAATCACTAATTCAAAAATTCCAGTTTTACTACTCTTAAATAAGATTGATAACTCTAATCAAGAACAATTAGAAGAACAGGCTGAACTTTGGCAAAGCAAAGTGCCAAATGCGGAGTTTTATCCTATTTCGGCTTTAAACGGCTTTAATGTTCAGAATGTATTTGATAGAATTATAGAATTATTACCAGAATCTCCAGCATTTTATCCTAAAGATCAACTAACAGACAAACCAGAACGATTTTTTGTTAATGAAGCTATTAGAGAAAAAATCTTAATGCACTACAAAAAAGAAATCCCTTATGCAGTTGAGGTAGATACTGAAGAGTTTTTTGAGGAAGACACTATTATAAGAATGCGTTCGGTAATTATGGTAGAGCGCGAAACCCAAAAAGGAATTATTATTGGTCATAAAGGTTCTGCTTTAAAAAGAGTAGGTGTAGAAGCTCGAAAGGACTTAGAAAAATTCTTCGGAAAACAGGTACATTTAGAATTATATGTTAAGGTGAATAAAAACTGGAGAAGTAACGAAAGACAGTTGAGACGTTTTGGTTATAATCAACGGTAA